One part of the Truepera radiovictrix DSM 17093 genome encodes these proteins:
- a CDS encoding cytochrome c3 family protein: MPQILPPNANTFARWTIIGGVIFVILLVISLTAFARISRNRVGVPVAQPVGFQHSLHAGELGIDCRYCHNVVEVSAYSHVPPTEVCMTCHSQIRVGTPQLAAVYESWETGTPIAWNRVHKLADFVYFNHSAHINSGIGCNHCHGRVDQMSAIWKAEPMTMGWCLECHRNPARYVRPREEVFNLAYEYPANQLEIGAQLVEAYNINADALANCSICHR; this comes from the coding sequence ATGCCACAGATTCTCCCCCCGAACGCCAACACCTTCGCCCGCTGGACGATTATCGGAGGTGTTATCTTCGTCATCTTGCTGGTCATCTCACTGACCGCCTTCGCGCGCATTTCCCGAAACCGCGTGGGGGTACCCGTGGCGCAACCGGTCGGGTTTCAGCACTCGCTGCACGCCGGCGAGCTCGGTATCGACTGCCGCTACTGCCACAACGTCGTCGAGGTCTCGGCCTACTCGCACGTCCCGCCCACTGAGGTCTGCATGACCTGCCACTCGCAGATCCGCGTCGGTACGCCGCAGCTCGCCGCCGTGTACGAAAGCTGGGAGACGGGGACGCCTATTGCCTGGAACAGGGTGCACAAACTCGCCGACTTCGTCTACTTCAACCATAGCGCTCACATCAATAGCGGCATCGGCTGCAACCACTGCCACGGCCGCGTCGACCAGATGTCGGCGATCTGGAAAGCGGAGCCGATGACGATGGGGTGGTGCTTGGAGTGCCACCGCAACCCCGCTCGCTACGTCCGCCCGCGCGAAGAGGTCTTTAACCTCGCCTACGAATACCCGGCCAATCAGCTCGAGATCGGCGCCCAGCTGGTCGAGGCGTACAACATCAACGCCGACGCCCTCGCCAACTGCTCGATCTGCCACCGGTAG
- a CDS encoding L-threonylcarbamoyladenylate synthase, giving the protein MARTHPVSPQHLTEAAEALRQGRLVAFPTETVYGLGADARNEAAVREIFRIKGRPADHPVIVHLPSAAHLEAWAVAVPELAYALAERFWPGPLTLVLQRHPSVLDAVTGAQATVGLRVPGHPVALALLDAFGGGVAAPSANRFGRISPTTAEHVRAELGDAVLVLDGGPCAVGLESTILDVSRVGDAEGAPRLLRPGGIALGALQEVARALGLEIEDAVQPGAGTRRGAPTPRVSGSLASHYAPATPARLTEDAAADLAAYWARHPRAGGVGEVAVLARRPQPPLGAAARALRRWRVLPETPADYGRLLYAALRELDALGCALLLVEAPPPTPEWAAVADRLRRATAPAASPNVPE; this is encoded by the coding sequence TTGGCTCGTACACACCCAGTTTCACCGCAGCACCTCACCGAGGCAGCAGAGGCGCTTCGCCAGGGGCGTCTGGTCGCTTTCCCGACCGAAACCGTGTACGGTCTCGGGGCCGACGCGCGCAACGAGGCGGCCGTGCGCGAGATCTTCCGGATCAAGGGGCGCCCGGCGGATCACCCTGTGATCGTGCACCTGCCCTCGGCTGCGCACCTAGAGGCGTGGGCGGTAGCGGTGCCGGAGCTCGCCTACGCGCTCGCCGAGCGCTTCTGGCCGGGGCCGCTCACGCTCGTGTTGCAGCGGCACCCATCGGTGCTGGACGCGGTGACGGGTGCGCAGGCGACCGTAGGGCTGCGCGTGCCGGGGCATCCGGTGGCGCTCGCGCTGCTCGACGCCTTCGGGGGTGGGGTGGCGGCGCCCTCGGCCAACCGCTTCGGCCGCATCTCGCCGACCACGGCCGAGCACGTCCGCGCGGAGTTGGGGGACGCGGTTCTGGTGCTCGACGGCGGCCCCTGTGCGGTGGGGCTCGAGTCCACCATCCTCGATGTGAGCCGTGTGGGGGACGCCGAGGGAGCGCCGCGGCTCCTGCGGCCGGGGGGGATCGCGCTCGGGGCGCTGCAGGAGGTCGCGCGCGCGCTGGGGCTGGAGATCGAGGACGCGGTGCAACCGGGCGCCGGGACGCGGCGCGGCGCGCCGACGCCGCGCGTCTCTGGGTCCCTGGCAAGCCACTACGCCCCAGCGACCCCGGCGCGCCTCACCGAGGACGCGGCCGCCGACTTGGCCGCCTACTGGGCGCGGCACCCGCGAGCGGGGGGAGTGGGTGAGGTAGCGGTGCTGGCGCGGCGGCCGCAGCCGCCGCTGGGCGCAGCGGCGCGCGCGCTGCGCCGCTGGCGGGTCCTCCCCGAGACCCCGGCCGACTACGGGCGCCTCCTCTACGCCGCGCTACGCGAGCTCGACGCGCTAGGGTGCGCGCTGCTGCTCGTCGAGGCGCCGCCGCCGACGCCCGAGTGGGCAGCAGTCGCCGACCGCTTGCGGCGCGCCACGGCGCCCGCTGCCTCCCCAAACGTCCCCGAATAG
- the purE gene encoding 5-(carboxyamino)imidazole ribonucleotide mutase, whose translation MDQPPPQHPTPLVAVIMGSTSDWETMRHAAATLGQFEVPHLCEVVSAHRTPAKLAAFSESAAARGFEVIIAGAGGAAHLPGMVAAGTSLPVLGVPVESRALRGVDSLLSIVQMPAGVPVGTLAIGRAGAVNAALLAVAILANSRPALRARLERFRREQTERVAAATLPPEGA comes from the coding sequence ATGGACCAGCCTCCACCGCAACACCCTACCCCCCTCGTCGCCGTCATCATGGGCAGCACCTCGGACTGGGAGACGATGCGGCACGCCGCGGCGACCCTGGGGCAGTTCGAGGTGCCGCACCTCTGCGAGGTCGTCTCGGCGCACCGCACCCCGGCGAAGCTGGCAGCCTTTAGTGAGAGCGCGGCGGCGCGCGGCTTCGAGGTCATCATCGCGGGGGCGGGGGGGGCGGCTCACCTGCCGGGGATGGTCGCGGCGGGGACGAGCCTCCCCGTGCTCGGGGTGCCCGTCGAGAGCCGGGCGCTTCGGGGCGTCGACTCGCTCTTGTCTATCGTGCAGATGCCCGCCGGCGTCCCCGTCGGCACCCTCGCGATCGGCCGGGCGGGGGCGGTGAACGCGGCGCTCTTGGCCGTGGCGATCCTCGCCAACAGCCGCCCGGCGCTCCGGGCGCGCCTCGAGCGCTTCCGCCGGGAGCAGACCGAGCGCGTCGCGGCCGCCACGCTGCCGCCGGAGGGCGCGTGA